A genomic stretch from Terriglobus sp. RCC_193 includes:
- a CDS encoding homocysteine S-methyltransferase family protein, whose amino-acid sequence MSSNSDQHPLRKVLQERIAIIDGAMGTTIRTYGMTEADMRGERFKDAPKDLLNNGDLFSLTQPKMICDIHRRFLIAGADIVETNTFSATGIAQSEFFVEDPREHGGRKDPAFYQQILENKFLNDLAWEINEVSALQCREWADNVASDDGRQRFVAGAIGPLTVSLSNSPDADDPGFRVVTFDQVREAYKLQTRALIAGKVDTLLVETIFDSLNAKAALVAIREVFDEDRVELPVMISAAVGRGGETMISAQTVEAFWNAVSHVNPLSVGLNCSIGPDLMFPFLSELAAKAHTAISAYPNAGLPNPLSPTGFDLEPEDMARFLSDFAKNGLINIAGGCCGNTPEHIAAIAKALDGKHPREYALELAGAR is encoded by the coding sequence ATGTCTTCGAATAGCGATCAACATCCTCTGCGTAAAGTCCTTCAGGAGCGCATCGCCATTATTGACGGCGCCATGGGCACCACCATCCGTACCTACGGGATGACGGAAGCCGACATGCGCGGTGAACGCTTCAAAGACGCCCCCAAAGACCTGCTAAACAATGGCGATCTGTTCTCACTCACGCAACCGAAGATGATCTGCGATATTCATCGCCGCTTCCTCATCGCGGGTGCAGACATCGTGGAAACGAACACATTTTCTGCCACAGGCATTGCGCAGAGTGAGTTTTTCGTAGAAGATCCGCGCGAACATGGCGGCCGCAAAGACCCCGCGTTCTATCAGCAGATCCTTGAGAATAAGTTCCTCAACGATCTCGCGTGGGAGATTAACGAAGTCTCTGCGCTGCAGTGCCGCGAATGGGCCGATAACGTGGCCAGCGACGACGGTCGCCAGCGTTTTGTTGCAGGTGCCATCGGTCCGCTGACCGTTTCGCTCTCAAACTCTCCGGACGCCGACGATCCCGGCTTCCGCGTGGTCACTTTCGATCAGGTTCGCGAGGCGTACAAACTGCAAACACGCGCACTGATTGCGGGTAAAGTGGACACGCTGCTCGTAGAAACCATCTTCGATTCACTGAACGCGAAGGCCGCGCTCGTTGCCATCCGCGAAGTCTTTGACGAAGACAGGGTCGAACTGCCCGTGATGATCTCCGCAGCTGTTGGTCGTGGTGGTGAAACCATGATCTCCGCACAGACTGTGGAAGCATTCTGGAATGCGGTGAGCCATGTAAACCCACTGTCTGTGGGCCTGAACTGCTCCATTGGCCCGGATTTGATGTTTCCATTCCTTAGCGAACTCGCAGCCAAGGCCCACACCGCCATCAGCGCTTATCCCAACGCGGGCCTGCCCAATCCCCTGTCACCCACAGGCTTCGATCTGGAACCGGAAGACATGGCGCGCTTCCTCAGCGACTTCGCAAAGAACGGTCTCATCAACATTGCAGGCGGATGCTGCGGCAACACACCGGAACACATCGCCGCCATTGCAAAAGCCCTCGACGGCAAACACCCGCGTGAATACGCATTAGAACTGGCTGGAGCACGATGA
- a CDS encoding M3 family metallopeptidase, producing the protein MSIPFDSNNPLSSISTLPYQAPPFDLIRDEHYMPAFEAGMAEARAEVDAIIANAEAPSFQNTIVALEKTGELLNRVAHAFYAVSGAHTNPTLQQLQQDVAPKLAAHSDSINLDERLFARVKAVYDQRASLSLDAESLRLLELTYDGFVKSGALLSDPDKNTLKALNQEQSTLQAKFINCVLAAMKEGGLQVATREELDGLSDVEIAEAAKAAKNRELEGFYLTLQNTTQQPALASLKNRETRQALWQASLSRAEKGNASDTREMITRLAQLRAQRARMLSYENYAAWKLNDQMACTPQAAIAFLDNLVPAALVGAKAEAAAMQELIGSEFTLEAWDWAFYAEQVRKAKYDINEDEVKQYFDLNRVFEDGVLYAATQLYGITFAKRKDLPVYHSDVVTYEVFNEDGSHLALLYCDFYRRDSKRGGAWMSSLLTQSKLLGYAPIITNVCNYTKPVDGQPTLIDSDEVNTLFHEFGHALHGMLSDVMYPSLSGTSVPRDFVEFPSQFNEHWASYPAVFANYAKHWQTGEAMPEQLQAKLKATKNFNGGHALTEVLAAAEVDLKWHTLSSLEALQQADDFEMKALAEKGIDFALVPPRYRSTYFAHIFGGGYAAGYYAYLWAEMLDSDAYHWFEQNGGLSRANGDRLRSMILSRGNTADPAELYREWAGRDPKIGPMLQQRGIPDSAVTG; encoded by the coding sequence ATGAGCATTCCGTTCGATAGCAACAATCCTCTTTCCAGCATAAGCACTCTGCCTTATCAGGCACCGCCGTTTGACCTGATCCGCGACGAACATTACATGCCTGCATTCGAAGCTGGCATGGCAGAAGCACGTGCAGAAGTCGACGCAATCATCGCGAACGCGGAAGCACCCTCGTTTCAGAACACGATCGTTGCCCTGGAGAAAACCGGAGAGCTGTTGAACCGCGTGGCGCATGCGTTCTACGCAGTCTCCGGCGCACACACCAATCCGACATTGCAACAGTTGCAGCAGGATGTAGCGCCGAAACTCGCAGCGCACAGCGACAGCATCAACCTGGACGAGCGTCTGTTTGCACGTGTGAAAGCTGTCTACGATCAGCGCGCGTCGTTGTCGCTGGATGCGGAATCGCTCCGGTTACTGGAGCTTACCTACGACGGATTTGTGAAGTCCGGCGCGCTGTTGAGCGACCCGGACAAGAACACGCTGAAGGCTCTGAATCAGGAACAGTCCACGTTGCAGGCAAAGTTCATTAACTGCGTACTGGCCGCCATGAAGGAAGGCGGCTTGCAGGTGGCAACGCGAGAAGAACTCGATGGCCTGAGTGATGTAGAGATCGCAGAAGCTGCAAAAGCTGCAAAAAACCGCGAATTGGAAGGCTTTTATCTCACATTGCAGAACACCACGCAGCAGCCTGCACTTGCTTCGTTAAAGAATCGCGAAACACGCCAGGCACTGTGGCAGGCCTCACTGTCACGCGCGGAAAAGGGCAATGCAAGCGATACACGCGAGATGATCACGCGGCTGGCGCAACTCCGCGCCCAGCGCGCGCGCATGCTTAGTTATGAAAACTATGCAGCGTGGAAACTGAACGATCAGATGGCATGCACACCGCAGGCTGCCATTGCATTCCTCGATAATCTCGTCCCTGCCGCGCTCGTTGGCGCAAAGGCAGAAGCAGCGGCAATGCAGGAGCTGATCGGTAGCGAGTTTACGTTAGAGGCGTGGGACTGGGCCTTCTACGCAGAACAAGTGCGCAAGGCGAAGTACGACATCAACGAAGACGAGGTCAAGCAATACTTCGATCTGAACCGTGTCTTCGAAGACGGTGTTCTGTATGCCGCAACGCAACTCTATGGCATCACGTTTGCCAAACGCAAGGACCTGCCCGTCTACCATTCTGACGTTGTGACGTATGAGGTCTTCAATGAAGACGGCTCTCACCTGGCGCTTCTTTATTGCGATTTCTACCGCCGCGACTCCAAGCGCGGCGGCGCGTGGATGAGTTCACTCCTCACGCAATCAAAGCTGTTGGGGTACGCACCCATCATCACCAACGTGTGCAACTACACCAAACCCGTGGATGGTCAGCCGACGCTCATCGACAGCGATGAAGTGAACACACTCTTCCATGAGTTCGGCCACGCACTCCACGGCATGTTGAGCGATGTCATGTACCCGTCGCTCAGCGGAACATCCGTGCCGCGCGACTTTGTAGAATTCCCCTCGCAGTTCAATGAGCACTGGGCTTCGTATCCTGCGGTATTCGCAAATTACGCGAAGCACTGGCAAACGGGCGAGGCAATGCCGGAACAACTACAGGCAAAGCTGAAGGCCACGAAGAATTTCAACGGCGGCCACGCGCTAACGGAAGTGCTTGCAGCGGCTGAAGTGGATCTGAAGTGGCATACCTTGTCTTCCCTCGAAGCATTGCAGCAGGCTGACGACTTTGAGATGAAGGCGCTGGCAGAGAAGGGGATCGATTTTGCGCTGGTCCCTCCGCGCTACCGTTCCACGTACTTTGCACACATCTTCGGCGGCGGTTACGCCGCGGGTTACTACGCCTACCTATGGGCCGAGATGCTCGACAGTGACGCCTATCACTGGTTCGAACAGAACGGAGGCCTCAGCCGTGCAAACGGCGACCGCCTTCGCAGCATGATCCTCTCACGCGGCAACACCGCTGATCCCGCAGAACTGTATCGCGAATGGGCAGGACGCGACCCGAAGATAGGTCCCATGCTGCAACAGCGCGGCATCCCGGACTCAGCCGTAACAGGATAG
- the metH gene encoding methionine synthase, whose translation MIPQRPLRLSGSQPFTQQPGVFIMLGERTNVAGSPKFAKLIKEGKYEEGVAIARQQVENGANVIDICMDEGMIDGVAAMSRFLQLLASEPEVAKVPFMVDSSKWEVIEAGLKCLQGKGIVNSISLKEGEEKFLQNARTVRKFGAAVVVMAFDEQGQAATYEDKIRICERAYRLLVDVVHFPPEDIIFDPNILTVATGMEEHNNYAVDFINATRWIKQNLPHAKVSGGVSNISFSFRGNNKVREAMHSAFLFHAIAAGMDMGIVNAGMLEVYEEIEPELKELVEDVLLNRRPDATERLVDFGEKLKASGSANTEAAEKKVEEWRSGTVEERIAHALVKGIDAYIEQDTEEARQKLGRPLLVIEGPLMAGMSIVGDLFGAGKMFLPQVVKSARVMKKAVAWLTPFMEQEKATLAAAGIEIKAQGKIVLATVKGDVHDIGKNIVGVVLACNNFEVIDMGVMVPAEKILERAKEVRADIIGLSGLITPSLDEMVHVAREMERQNFTLPLLIGGATTSRAHTAIKIAPHYSQPVVHVTDASRAVPVTTSLLSEENRTQFIEQHHAEYEAVRKAHAAPKQPMVSLAKARERRTPIAWKSEDIATPEFTGVRVLDNFPLETLREYIDWSPFFHAWGLKGLYPRILDDEKQGTEARELFANGNKMLDRIIAEKLLTARGVYGLFPANAVGDDVELYTDASRSEVLTHFYFLRQQAHREGNEPCRSLVDFIAPKETGLPDTIGAFAVTSGIGLKELVMKFREEHDDYSAIMAEAIADRLAEAFAEALHKQVRDEWGYGRCEGLSVEDMVREKYRGIRPAPGYPACPDHTEKGTIWKLLKVQENTGIEITESFAMWPGSSISGIYFAHPESRFFSLGKIDRDQAEDYAQRKNWTVAEVERWLGPNLGYDPEG comes from the coding sequence ATGATTCCGCAACGCCCCCTGCGCCTTTCAGGATCGCAACCCTTCACGCAGCAGCCTGGTGTCTTCATCATGTTGGGCGAACGCACCAACGTTGCCGGTTCGCCGAAGTTTGCAAAGCTGATCAAGGAAGGCAAATACGAGGAAGGCGTCGCCATCGCGCGTCAGCAGGTCGAGAACGGCGCCAACGTCATCGACATCTGCATGGACGAGGGCATGATCGACGGCGTTGCCGCCATGTCGCGCTTCCTGCAACTCCTCGCCAGCGAGCCTGAAGTCGCCAAGGTCCCCTTCATGGTGGACTCCTCCAAGTGGGAGGTCATTGAAGCTGGCTTGAAGTGCCTGCAGGGCAAAGGCATTGTCAACTCCATCTCGCTGAAGGAAGGCGAAGAGAAGTTCCTGCAGAATGCACGCACGGTGCGTAAGTTTGGCGCTGCGGTCGTCGTCATGGCCTTTGATGAACAGGGGCAGGCGGCCACTTACGAAGACAAGATCCGCATCTGTGAGCGCGCTTATCGCTTGCTTGTGGACGTTGTCCACTTCCCGCCGGAAGACATCATCTTCGATCCCAATATCCTCACGGTAGCCACCGGCATGGAGGAGCACAACAACTACGCCGTGGACTTTATCAACGCCACACGCTGGATCAAGCAGAACCTGCCCCATGCCAAGGTTAGCGGCGGCGTCTCCAACATCTCCTTCAGCTTTCGCGGCAACAACAAGGTACGCGAAGCGATGCACTCCGCGTTCCTCTTCCACGCCATCGCCGCAGGCATGGACATGGGCATTGTCAACGCAGGCATGCTCGAGGTCTATGAAGAGATCGAGCCGGAGCTGAAGGAACTCGTTGAAGATGTTCTGCTGAACCGCCGCCCGGATGCCACGGAACGTCTCGTCGACTTTGGTGAGAAGCTGAAGGCTTCTGGATCGGCAAACACCGAGGCCGCGGAAAAGAAGGTGGAGGAGTGGCGCAGTGGCACTGTGGAAGAACGCATTGCACACGCCCTGGTCAAAGGTATCGATGCATACATCGAACAGGATACGGAAGAAGCACGGCAAAAGTTAGGCCGTCCTTTGCTTGTCATCGAAGGCCCATTGATGGCTGGCATGAGCATCGTCGGCGACCTCTTCGGTGCAGGCAAAATGTTCCTTCCCCAGGTGGTTAAATCCGCGCGTGTGATGAAGAAGGCCGTTGCATGGCTCACTCCTTTCATGGAGCAGGAGAAGGCAACACTTGCCGCAGCAGGCATTGAGATCAAAGCTCAGGGTAAGATCGTGCTCGCCACCGTCAAGGGCGACGTGCATGACATAGGCAAGAACATCGTTGGTGTCGTACTTGCGTGCAACAACTTCGAAGTGATCGACATGGGCGTGATGGTGCCCGCGGAGAAGATTCTGGAACGCGCCAAGGAAGTGCGTGCGGACATCATCGGCCTCAGCGGCCTCATTACGCCATCCCTTGATGAGATGGTGCATGTCGCGCGCGAGATGGAGCGGCAGAACTTCACGCTGCCACTGCTCATCGGTGGCGCAACCACCAGCCGTGCCCATACGGCAATCAAGATTGCGCCGCATTACAGTCAGCCGGTGGTTCACGTCACCGATGCCAGCCGCGCCGTCCCGGTCACTACAAGCCTGCTCAGCGAAGAGAACCGCACACAGTTCATTGAGCAGCATCATGCAGAGTATGAAGCGGTCCGCAAGGCACACGCGGCGCCTAAGCAGCCTATGGTGTCGCTGGCAAAGGCACGCGAGCGTCGCACGCCCATCGCGTGGAAGAGTGAAGATATCGCTACACCGGAGTTCACCGGCGTGCGCGTCCTCGATAACTTCCCGCTGGAGACGCTGCGGGAATACATTGACTGGTCACCCTTCTTCCACGCCTGGGGCCTGAAGGGACTCTATCCGCGCATCCTCGACGATGAGAAGCAGGGCACGGAAGCACGTGAACTGTTCGCCAATGGCAACAAGATGCTTGACCGCATCATCGCGGAGAAGCTACTTACGGCACGCGGCGTGTACGGTCTCTTCCCTGCCAATGCTGTCGGTGACGATGTGGAGCTGTACACCGATGCATCACGCAGCGAAGTCCTCACACACTTCTACTTCCTGCGCCAGCAGGCGCATCGTGAAGGCAATGAGCCTTGCCGCTCGCTTGTGGACTTCATCGCTCCGAAGGAGACAGGTTTGCCCGATACCATCGGCGCCTTCGCTGTCACAAGCGGTATTGGCCTGAAGGAACTTGTGATGAAGTTCCGCGAAGAGCACGATGACTACAGCGCCATCATGGCGGAAGCGATTGCTGATCGCCTTGCAGAAGCTTTTGCGGAGGCGCTGCATAAGCAGGTGCGTGATGAGTGGGGCTATGGCCGTTGCGAGGGGCTGTCGGTGGAGGACATGGTCCGCGAGAAGTATCGCGGCATTCGTCCTGCGCCCGGTTATCCTGCGTGCCCCGATCACACGGAGAAAGGCACCATCTGGAAGCTGCTGAAGGTGCAGGAAAACACCGGTATTGAGATTACCGAATCCTTTGCCATGTGGCCCGGCTCAAGCATCAGCGGCATCTATTTCGCGCATCCGGAATCGCGTTTCTTCTCGCTGGGCAAGATCGATCGTGATCAGGCAGAAGACTACGCACAGCGAAAGAACTGGACCGTTGCGGAAGTGGAACGCTGGCTTGGCCCCAACCTTGGGTATGATCCGGAGGGGTAA
- the nuoI gene encoding NADH-quinone oxidoreductase subunit NuoI, which yields MERTLTEQASYTQAMSVVKNIAGIAKGMSITFKEMLQPSEVENYPDGAGPMRGAIFQERFRGKHQLQRDENGLEKCVACFLCAAACPSNCIYIEAAENTEETRISSAERYAKVYNIDYNRCIFCGYCVEACPTDAITHGHGFELASLNATNLVMRKEDLLMPILPSTLKPGSSEDRVELLS from the coding sequence ATAGAGAGAACACTAACGGAGCAGGCATCGTATACTCAAGCCATGTCAGTCGTGAAGAACATTGCCGGCATTGCCAAGGGCATGAGCATCACCTTCAAGGAGATGCTGCAGCCGTCAGAGGTTGAAAACTACCCCGACGGCGCGGGACCCATGCGCGGCGCCATCTTCCAGGAGCGTTTCCGCGGCAAGCACCAGTTGCAGCGCGATGAAAATGGCCTGGAAAAGTGTGTAGCCTGTTTCCTGTGCGCGGCGGCCTGCCCGTCGAACTGCATTTACATCGAGGCAGCCGAGAACACCGAAGAGACACGCATTTCCTCGGCCGAGCGCTATGCCAAGGTCTACAACATTGACTACAACCGCTGCATCTTCTGCGGCTATTGCGTGGAAGCGTGCCCCACGGACGCCATCACGCATGGTCACGGCTTTGAGCTGGCCAGCCTGAATGCGACGAACCTGGTCATGCGCAAGGAAGACCTGCTGATGCCGATACTGCCGTCGACGCTGAAGCCCGGTAGCAGCGAAGATCGCGTAGAACTGCTCTCGTAA
- a CDS encoding response regulator, whose amino-acid sequence MPDTSRTILLVEDDPDHELLTIRALKKSNIVNEVRVARDGEEALDALFGPAAVRPQLVLLDLKLPKVEGLEVLRRIREDDSTRMLPVVVLTSSDEERDVVRSYKLGVNSYIRKPVNFTDFAEATRQLGMYWLVLNECPPLS is encoded by the coding sequence ATGCCAGACACGAGCCGTACCATTCTCCTTGTAGAAGATGATCCTGATCACGAGCTGCTGACCATTCGCGCTCTGAAAAAGAGCAACATCGTGAATGAGGTTCGTGTTGCGCGTGATGGTGAAGAAGCGCTGGATGCGCTCTTCGGTCCGGCTGCTGTGCGTCCTCAGCTCGTGTTGCTGGACCTGAAGCTGCCAAAGGTGGAGGGGCTTGAGGTGTTGCGTCGTATCCGCGAGGATGACAGTACGCGCATGTTGCCTGTCGTCGTTCTAACCTCTTCGGATGAAGAACGCGATGTGGTGCGCAGCTACAAGCTGGGAGTGAACAGCTACATTCGCAAGCCGGTGAATTTCACAGACTTTGCCGAGGCCACCCGTCAGCTTGGCATGTACTGGCTGGTGCTGAACGAATGCCCACCTCTGAGCTAG
- a CDS encoding ATP-binding protein yields MPTSELEPRRISLLLVEDNQDDAALLERFLRRNGFAPSVTRVETAAEMMAAIAAQPPDIVIADYNLPNFSGPEALSLVRHSGVDLPFVMMSGAISEETAVESMRRGAQDYVTKQNLARLVPVLERELREAAARRSRVAAERALELSEMRFHRLVDAMPLGLLIGQSSGRITYANAAAVRLLEYGELELLAGKIALMDIFPGLQKSFAHLDGDTVEEPFESVCMTASGEQIETLVGLTFLDREGGGGAEENREIAVFIADLRDQKKSEEVLRRTEKLAVAGRLAASIAHEINNPLAAMTNCLYLVQQSQMDEMGRSYLEMAQKELDRVAQITVQTLRFHRQSSRPVHTEPEELIETVLALFESRIRRQDIAITRRFRSRQPLFAYEGEVRQVIVNLLGNAIDAMPTGGQLLLRTAEATDAMTGAKGLVITVSDTGSGMDHETIQRLFEPFFSTKGVTGTGLGLWVSKEIVDRHHGRIQVRSHKARQGEPGGTTFRIFLPFGGDPASASGREITDPSERTNVRTGIVA; encoded by the coding sequence ATGCCCACCTCTGAGCTAGAACCGCGGCGTATCTCGCTGCTGCTGGTCGAAGACAACCAGGACGATGCAGCACTGCTGGAACGTTTTCTGAGGCGCAATGGATTTGCGCCATCGGTGACGCGTGTGGAGACGGCGGCAGAGATGATGGCAGCAATCGCTGCGCAACCGCCCGATATTGTCATTGCGGATTACAACCTCCCCAACTTCAGCGGCCCGGAAGCGCTGAGCCTGGTTCGCCACAGCGGGGTTGACCTGCCGTTTGTCATGATGTCCGGTGCCATCTCCGAAGAAACCGCGGTGGAATCCATGCGGCGCGGCGCACAGGATTACGTTACGAAGCAGAATCTGGCGCGGCTGGTGCCCGTACTCGAACGTGAACTGCGCGAAGCGGCGGCGCGTCGCTCCCGTGTGGCCGCGGAACGCGCTCTGGAACTCTCGGAGATGCGTTTCCACAGGCTGGTGGACGCCATGCCGCTGGGGCTGCTGATTGGTCAGAGTTCCGGTCGTATCACCTATGCGAATGCTGCTGCGGTCCGTTTGCTGGAGTACGGCGAGTTGGAACTTCTGGCGGGCAAAATTGCCCTGATGGATATCTTTCCCGGGTTGCAGAAATCATTTGCTCACCTGGATGGCGACACGGTGGAAGAGCCATTCGAGTCCGTCTGCATGACGGCTTCCGGCGAACAGATTGAAACACTTGTGGGACTGACCTTTCTGGATCGTGAGGGAGGCGGTGGCGCGGAAGAGAATCGGGAAATAGCTGTGTTTATCGCGGACCTTCGCGATCAGAAAAAAAGTGAAGAGGTTCTGCGCAGGACAGAGAAGCTGGCAGTGGCAGGGCGGCTGGCAGCATCCATCGCCCACGAGATCAATAACCCTCTCGCAGCCATGACGAATTGTCTTTATCTGGTGCAGCAATCGCAGATGGACGAGATGGGGCGCTCTTACCTGGAGATGGCACAGAAGGAGCTGGATCGCGTCGCGCAGATCACCGTGCAGACACTTCGTTTTCATCGTCAATCCAGCCGCCCTGTGCATACTGAACCAGAAGAGTTGATTGAAACCGTGTTGGCATTGTTTGAATCGCGCATCCGCCGCCAGGACATTGCCATTACCAGGCGCTTCCGCAGCCGGCAGCCTCTGTTTGCGTATGAGGGCGAGGTGCGGCAGGTGATTGTCAATCTGCTGGGCAACGCGATCGATGCCATGCCCACCGGCGGACAACTCTTGCTGCGGACGGCCGAGGCAACGGATGCCATGACCGGGGCAAAGGGTCTCGTCATCACGGTTTCGGATACCGGAAGCGGCATGGATCACGAGACGATCCAGCGGCTTTTCGAGCCCTTCTTCTCCACCAAGGGGGTCACCGGAACGGGTCTGGGGCTATGGGTCTCCAAGGAAATTGTGGATCGCCATCACGGCAGGATCCAGGTACGTAGCCACAAAGCGCGCCAGGGAGAGCCTGGCGGCACCACATTCCGTATTTTTCTGCCGTTTGGGGGCGATCCGGCATCGGCTTCAGGCAGGGAAATCACTGATCCGTCGGAACGTACCAATGTAAGAACAGGTATTGTTGCCTGA
- a CDS encoding CHASE3 domain-containing protein, with product MPARPSRSIIPLALIAALIVVGLNTWFAVSSLHSLMESEAWLAHTWEVIGQEERVMQLLDDAESSVRGYVMAPERESMLTPYHAAESELPRQLEVFRDLTVDNLEQQKNLESLRGVVGRRMSLLQDMLNARKTSGLDAAVALVNSGVGEVEMRRARLLLNAMENEERKLMANRAIEVHQNGVRTIFAVSLACVLDLLMILLVTWYFGQERDQRLAAEQAREEALRSEAEAERSAEEVRILNAELEQRVQDRTAELESTNRELEAFSYSVSHDLRAPLRTIDGFSLALMEDYSEVVDETGRDYIRRVRTGVQRMGQLIDALLQLSRITRAELVRETVSPTDIAEHVISVLKEEHPGRDIAFTVTPGPTAQADPKLVQVALENLLGNAVKFTSRREHADISFGWDEDKKAWRVRDNGAGFDMHYADKLFNAFNRLHGDKDFKGSGIGLATVARVVRRHHGRIWADSTVDDGATFWFTLG from the coding sequence ATGCCTGCACGGCCTTCCCGTTCGATTATTCCTCTGGCGCTGATTGCAGCGCTCATCGTAGTTGGATTGAATACGTGGTTTGCTGTGTCGTCGCTTCACTCGCTGATGGAAAGCGAAGCGTGGCTCGCACACACATGGGAAGTCATTGGCCAGGAAGAGCGCGTGATGCAGCTTCTGGACGATGCGGAAAGCTCCGTGCGCGGTTATGTCATGGCCCCGGAACGGGAATCCATGCTCACCCCTTATCACGCGGCAGAGAGCGAACTCCCGCGGCAGCTGGAAGTCTTTCGTGATCTGACCGTAGACAACCTGGAACAGCAGAAAAACCTCGAATCTCTGCGCGGTGTCGTGGGACGTCGCATGAGCTTGCTGCAGGACATGCTGAATGCACGCAAAACCTCCGGGCTGGATGCTGCTGTGGCATTGGTCAATTCCGGCGTGGGTGAAGTGGAGATGCGTCGCGCGCGCCTGTTGCTGAACGCAATGGAAAACGAGGAACGCAAGTTGATGGCAAATCGCGCCATTGAAGTGCACCAGAATGGTGTACGCACGATATTTGCGGTTAGCCTGGCCTGCGTTCTGGACCTCCTGATGATCCTTTTGGTTACGTGGTATTTCGGGCAGGAGAGGGATCAGCGTTTAGCTGCGGAACAGGCAAGGGAAGAAGCGCTGCGTTCTGAGGCGGAAGCAGAGCGGTCTGCTGAGGAGGTCCGCATCCTCAATGCAGAGTTGGAGCAACGTGTACAGGACCGCACCGCAGAGCTGGAAAGTACAAATCGTGAACTGGAAGCATTTTCCTACTCTGTGTCGCACGATCTGCGAGCCCCGCTGAGAACCATCGATGGATTCTCATTGGCTCTGATGGAAGATTATTCTGAGGTTGTGGATGAGACCGGAAGGGACTACATCCGTCGTGTGCGTACCGGCGTCCAGCGCATGGGCCAGTTGATCGACGCGCTCTTGCAGCTTTCACGCATCACACGTGCAGAGTTGGTTCGGGAAACGGTTTCACCCACCGACATTGCAGAGCATGTCATCAGCGTGCTGAAGGAAGAACATCCGGGCCGGGACATTGCTTTTACTGTCACGCCGGGACCAACGGCGCAGGCCGATCCAAAGCTGGTGCAGGTGGCTCTGGAAAATCTTCTGGGGAACGCTGTGAAGTTTACTTCGCGCAGGGAACACGCTGACATTTCCTTCGGATGGGATGAGGATAAGAAGGCGTGGCGAGTCCGTGACAATGGTGCCGGTTTCGATATGCACTATGCCGACAAGCTGTTCAATGCCTTCAACCGGTTGCACGGCGACAAGGATTTCAAGGGCTCCGGTATCGGCCTGGCAACGGTAGCAAGAGTTGTTCGCCGCCATCACGGACGCATCTGGGCCGACAGCACCGTGGATGATGGCGCAACTTTCTGGTTTACGTTAGGATGA